A genomic stretch from Methanomassiliicoccales archaeon includes:
- a CDS encoding Lrp/AsnC family transcriptional regulator has protein sequence MDDELDKEILQLLRKNAKLTYEEIGQILNRSPSTVRDRIKKMEETRTILGYSAILDHERLGIFSDAIVCADIEPDKASSAISALFSIENIAEILNVTGERRVMMRVRARNNRELSEIIERKVRPMGFNNVETIIVLKPIVRYPGL, from the coding sequence ATGGACGACGAACTTGACAAAGAGATTCTCCAGTTATTGAGGAAAAATGCAAAACTCACGTATGAGGAAATAGGACAAATTCTAAACAGGTCTCCCTCCACCGTCAGAGATAGAATCAAGAAAATGGAAGAAACAAGGACGATCCTCGGATACTCAGCCATTCTAGATCACGAACGTCTAGGTATTTTCTCCGATGCGATAGTTTGTGCTGATATCGAACCTGATAAGGCATCATCGGCCATTTCTGCACTTTTTTCGATAGAAAATATTGCAGAAATACTCAATGTAACTGGCGAAAGAAGAGTTATGATGAGGGTGAGAGCACGAAACAACCGTGAACTCTCGGAAATCATTGAAAGGAAGGTTAGACCAATGGGTTTCAACAATGTTGAGACTATAATCGTGTTAAAACCTATTGTACGTTATCCTGGTCTTTGA
- a CDS encoding C_GCAxxG_C_C family protein, translating into MEIERAGLLQKASELAFKYERENRGCAQSVLAALQDAFGMHDDMVFKSASGLSGGAGLTTHGSCGALSGGVMMIGMFFGRERSDFKDPERKRMIAYRLAKELCVRFEQKYGSVVCAEIQRNYLGRKFNLWNPEEYAAFDAVAYQENKCPELVAQAAIWTAEIILDELEKTGKIDEIKLALTQP; encoded by the coding sequence ATGGAAATTGAGCGGGCAGGACTTTTGCAAAAAGCAAGTGAATTGGCCTTCAAATATGAAAGAGAAAATAGAGGATGCGCTCAATCGGTTCTTGCAGCCCTCCAAGATGCCTTCGGCATGCATGATGACATGGTATTCAAATCGGCAAGCGGCTTGTCTGGCGGTGCGGGGCTGACCACGCACGGTTCATGCGGAGCTCTCTCTGGCGGAGTTATGATGATCGGAATGTTCTTTGGGAGAGAACGGAGTGATTTCAAAGATCCGGAAAGAAAAAGAATGATTGCGTATCGATTGGCCAAAGAGCTGTGTGTGCGATTTGAGCAGAAATATGGTAGCGTCGTTTGCGCAGAAATCCAGAGGAATTATCTCGGCAGAAAATTCAATCTATGGAACCCTGAAGAATACGCAGCTTTCGACGCGGTCGCATATCAGGAAAATAAGTGTCCAGAGCTTGTTGCCCAGGCCGCAATTTGGACTGCAGAAATTATACTTGATGAGCTAGAAAAAACGGGTAAGATTGATGAAATCAAATTGGCGTTAACGCAACCATGA
- a CDS encoding MEDS domain-containing protein produces the protein MRSLVDMIAMANDDEKIVYLSDKNIEKHVSCTNRETGEAIRSALRNGKLSIIPSYETYCPAGEFLMESILKFWWELANKIDKEGYESAIIAGDISWLPHHPSLFRSFLQYEQAIDLYGVPKNIRIICQYDSRLFNSQQIESAIRVHQLVLRGQSLERRNWIVLRKMDDNSIFFHF, from the coding sequence GTGCGATCCCTCGTCGACATGATCGCTATGGCGAATGATGATGAAAAGATTGTTTATCTCTCGGATAAGAACATCGAAAAGCATGTATCCTGCACAAATAGAGAAACTGGCGAAGCGATCAGAAGTGCATTGAGAAATGGCAAATTATCGATCATACCATCATACGAGACGTATTGCCCAGCTGGTGAATTCCTGATGGAGTCGATTTTGAAATTCTGGTGGGAGCTAGCTAATAAAATCGATAAAGAAGGTTATGAAAGTGCGATCATCGCAGGTGATATTTCGTGGCTTCCGCATCATCCATCACTATTTCGATCTTTTCTACAGTATGAGCAGGCAATCGATCTGTATGGTGTTCCGAAGAACATCAGAATCATTTGCCAGTACGATTCAAGGTTATTCAATTCGCAGCAGATAGAATCAGCAATAAGAGTGCATCAGCTCGTGCTACGCGGACAGAGTTTGGAAAGAAGAAATTGGATCGTTTTGAGGAAGATGGATGATAATTCAATTTTTTTCCATTTCTGA
- a CDS encoding 4Fe-4S binding protein, translated as MGFRTILSMKLIKRTFKKRFFLAKLTNFPVIGHAIEFAFFEDDDIIILPKDSVIEGNQKKCKVIKVNVTFEPETIVLPSQIIEHFIRKSRYHFIMNHCVCREANRCKDYPQDLGCIFLGRGALKIDRRLGRLATMEETLAHLEECRKAGLVHLIGRNKIDSVVFSNTPKEELLSICACCPCCCLWRMVPQLSKRISDTVTKMPGLRIEIDEDLCKGCGACIKKHVCFVDAIYVEDNSARIRQDLCKGCARCVEFCPNSAIKLIIEDCNFIEASIKRIAPLVDIESE; from the coding sequence ATGGGCTTCAGAACGATTCTTTCGATGAAACTGATCAAAAGGACCTTCAAAAAGAGATTCTTCCTCGCAAAACTCACGAATTTTCCAGTGATCGGTCATGCTATTGAATTCGCATTCTTTGAAGACGACGACATTATCATCCTCCCAAAGGACAGTGTAATTGAGGGAAATCAAAAGAAATGCAAAGTGATTAAGGTCAATGTCACTTTCGAGCCAGAAACTATAGTGCTTCCTTCTCAGATTATTGAGCACTTCATCAGGAAATCGCGATATCATTTCATTATGAATCATTGTGTTTGCAGGGAAGCAAATCGCTGCAAAGATTATCCACAAGATCTGGGATGCATTTTTCTTGGAAGGGGTGCCTTGAAGATCGACAGGCGGTTAGGCAGATTAGCCACGATGGAAGAGACTCTCGCTCATTTAGAAGAATGCAGGAAAGCGGGGCTTGTCCACCTGATCGGCCGAAACAAGATCGATAGTGTCGTATTTTCGAATACGCCAAAAGAGGAACTGCTATCAATTTGCGCTTGCTGCCCTTGTTGTTGTCTCTGGAGAATGGTACCTCAGCTTTCGAAGAGAATAAGCGATACTGTTACGAAAATGCCTGGCTTGCGTATCGAAATCGATGAAGATTTATGCAAAGGTTGCGGCGCGTGCATCAAAAAGCATGTTTGTTTCGTCGACGCAATTTATGTTGAAGATAACTCCGCAAGAATTCGACAAGATTTGTGTAAGGGCTGTGCGCGCTGCGTAGAATTCTGTCCTAATAGTGCGATCAAGCTCATTATTGAGGACTGTAACTTTATTGAGGCATCGATCAAAAGAATCGCGCCACTTGTCGACATCGAATCTGAATGA
- the ilvD gene encoding dihydroxy-acid dehydratase — MRSDTVKKGLEKAPSRALFRATGLVDDDFSKPFIGIANSWNEVIPGHIHLNRLLEEVKKGIIEAGGVPFTFGVPGICDGIAMGHDGMRFALPSRETISDCVELMIEAHCFDGWVGITNCDKITPGMLMALGRLDIPGIILTGGPMLEGCADDEKYDTQSVFEVLGEYAAGKADRSKVEKVERHACPGEGSCAGLFTANTMACLTEAMGFSLVGCGTSLAISKKKREIARETGRRIVELVRRGMKPSKFVTKETFINAIKVDMAIGGSTNTALHIPAIAAEFGYDIQLKTFDEVSKEIPHIMSLRPSGPYFMSDFERAGGVPAVLKRLKSKLADVMTVSGKTIYQIADEARIYDCEAIRPLTRPFHSEGGIAVLYGNLAPEGSVVKQAAVSKNMLKFKGKARVFDSEREAIEAISKGKIGEGDVVVIRYVGPKGGPGMPEMLSPTSLIAGMGLSESVALITDGRFSGATRGPCIGHIAPEAYEKGPIAAVRDGDEILIDIPKRRLELLVPDDEIQNRLSKIRIPERPERGILMKYRRLVSSAARGAICK, encoded by the coding sequence ATGAGGAGCGACACAGTGAAAAAGGGTCTGGAAAAGGCGCCGAGCAGGGCGCTTTTTCGGGCGACGGGATTGGTTGACGACGATTTCTCGAAACCTTTCATAGGTATAGCGAATTCGTGGAATGAGGTCATTCCTGGTCACATTCACCTGAACAGGCTTCTCGAAGAGGTGAAAAAGGGGATAATTGAGGCGGGTGGGGTTCCATTCACCTTTGGTGTGCCTGGCATTTGCGATGGCATCGCGATGGGCCACGATGGGATGCGGTTCGCGCTGCCGTCGAGGGAGACAATATCTGACTGTGTCGAGCTGATGATCGAGGCGCACTGTTTCGATGGCTGGGTTGGCATCACGAATTGTGACAAGATCACGCCAGGGATGCTGATGGCGCTCGGCAGGCTTGACATCCCTGGCATCATTCTCACTGGCGGCCCGATGTTGGAGGGCTGCGCTGATGATGAGAAGTACGACACCCAGAGCGTATTTGAGGTTCTCGGCGAGTACGCTGCAGGCAAGGCTGACAGGAGCAAGGTCGAAAAGGTGGAGAGACACGCATGCCCTGGCGAGGGATCCTGTGCTGGTCTCTTCACGGCGAACACCATGGCGTGTCTGACAGAGGCGATGGGGTTCAGCCTTGTTGGCTGCGGTACATCGCTCGCTATCAGCAAGAAGAAAAGGGAAATCGCCAGGGAGACTGGGAGGAGAATCGTTGAGCTGGTGCGCAGGGGTATGAAGCCTAGCAAGTTTGTGACAAAGGAAACTTTCATCAACGCGATCAAGGTCGACATGGCCATCGGTGGATCGACGAACACAGCGTTGCACATCCCTGCGATTGCGGCTGAATTTGGCTATGATATCCAGCTGAAAACATTCGACGAAGTTTCGAAGGAAATACCTCACATCATGAGCCTTAGGCCGAGTGGTCCTTACTTCATGAGCGACTTTGAGAGAGCGGGAGGCGTGCCGGCCGTTCTCAAGAGACTCAAGAGCAAGCTCGCCGATGTAATGACTGTGTCTGGAAAGACGATCTACCAGATTGCCGACGAGGCGAGGATCTATGATTGCGAGGCGATCAGGCCCCTTACGAGACCATTTCACAGTGAGGGAGGAATTGCAGTGCTGTACGGCAATCTTGCCCCTGAGGGTTCGGTCGTGAAGCAGGCGGCCGTTAGCAAGAATATGTTGAAATTCAAAGGGAAAGCAAGGGTATTCGATTCGGAGCGCGAGGCCATTGAGGCGATTTCGAAGGGGAAGATCGGTGAGGGGGACGTCGTTGTCATACGGTATGTTGGTCCAAAGGGAGGGCCGGGTATGCCGGAGATGCTCTCACCAACGAGTCTGATCGCTGGCATGGGACTCTCGGAGAGCGTAGCTCTCATCACTGACGGCAGGTTCTCCGGCGCAACGCGCGGCCCGTGCATAGGACACATAGCACCGGAAGCGTATGAGAAAGGGCCGATTGCCGCGGTGCGGGATGGCGACGAGATCCTCATAGACATTCCGAAAAGGAGGCTTGAACTGCTGGTTCCTGATGATGAAATCCAGAATAGGCTGTCGAAGATACGCATTCCTGAGAGACCCGAGAGGGGCATTCTCATGAAATATCGCCGGCTGGTGTCGAGTGCGGCAAGGGGTGCGATCTGCAAGTAG
- a CDS encoding 30S ribosomal protein S10, whose translation MAQRARISLSGTDPKKVDSVCNQIKAISQRTGVAIRGPIPLPTKRLVVPCRKSPDGEGSETWDRWEMRIHKRLIDLDADERALRQLMRIQVPDGVNIEIVLRS comes from the coding sequence ATGGCACAGCGGGCAAGAATCTCTCTCAGCGGCACGGACCCTAAAAAAGTCGACAGCGTCTGCAATCAGATTAAGGCAATTTCCCAGCGAACAGGTGTTGCGATTCGTGGGCCGATACCTCTTCCGACGAAGCGGCTTGTCGTGCCGTGCAGGAAATCGCCAGATGGTGAAGGATCAGAAACCTGGGATCGCTGGGAAATGAGGATTCACAAGAGACTGATCGATCTCGACGCCGACGAAAGAGCGCTGAGGCAGCTGATGAGGATTCAGGTTCCTGACGGCGTCAACATCGAAATCGTCCTGCGATCCTGA
- the tuf gene encoding translation elongation factor EF-1 subunit alpha codes for MAEKPHMNLVFIGHVDHGKSTTVGRLLLDTGHIEPYLIEKYRKMAEEKGKATFEFAWVMDSLKEERERGLTIDVSHKKFNTDKYYFTVIDAPGHRDFVKNMITGTSQADAAVVVVSAAEGPQEQTKEHIFLARTLGVNQIVVAVNKMDATKPPYDQKRFNEVKDQVTNLLKLVGYKIEKIQFVPISAYQGDNVVKPSPNLSWYKGPTLVEALNTLEEPPKAINLPLRIPIQDVYSITGIGTVPVGRVETGILKPDMKVIFMPSNKVGEVKSIEMHHEPLSQAVPGDNIGFNVRGIAKTDIKRGDVAGPVDNPPTVAKSFTAQIMVLNHPSVITVGYTPVFHCHTAQVACRFVELLKKLDPRTGAVKEENPQFLKTGDAAIVKIEPTKPMVIERAKDFPPLGRFAIRDMGQTVAAGVCIDVEKKEM; via the coding sequence ATGGCTGAGAAACCTCACATGAACCTGGTGTTCATTGGTCATGTCGATCATGGCAAATCGACGACTGTCGGACGGTTGTTACTCGACACTGGCCATATCGAACCGTATCTGATCGAGAAGTATCGTAAGATGGCTGAGGAGAAGGGTAAGGCTACATTCGAATTCGCTTGGGTTATGGATAGCCTGAAAGAAGAGCGAGAGCGTGGTCTAACCATTGATGTCTCACACAAGAAATTCAACACAGATAAGTACTATTTCACGGTCATTGACGCACCTGGCCACCGGGACTTTGTGAAGAATATGATTACTGGAACGAGCCAGGCCGATGCCGCTGTCGTTGTGGTGTCCGCCGCAGAAGGCCCCCAGGAGCAAACCAAGGAACACATTTTCCTCGCAAGAACACTAGGCGTGAACCAGATCGTCGTCGCTGTCAACAAGATGGATGCGACGAAACCACCGTACGATCAGAAGCGTTTCAATGAAGTCAAGGATCAGGTAACAAACCTCTTGAAACTGGTGGGATACAAGATCGAGAAGATCCAGTTCGTACCTATCAGCGCATACCAGGGCGACAATGTCGTGAAGCCATCGCCGAATCTCAGTTGGTATAAGGGCCCGACACTCGTGGAAGCTCTCAACACTCTTGAGGAACCACCAAAGGCAATCAACCTGCCGCTCAGGATTCCAATTCAAGATGTTTATTCGATCACGGGTATCGGAACAGTTCCGGTTGGAAGGGTTGAGACTGGGATACTTAAGCCTGACATGAAAGTTATTTTTATGCCTTCTAACAAAGTCGGCGAAGTCAAGAGTATTGAGATGCACCATGAACCTCTCTCACAGGCTGTGCCAGGAGACAACATTGGCTTCAACGTGAGGGGCATCGCAAAAACTGACATCAAACGAGGAGATGTAGCAGGTCCGGTTGACAATCCGCCAACTGTTGCGAAGAGCTTTACTGCGCAGATCATGGTTCTTAACCATCCATCTGTCATCACAGTGGGTTACACACCAGTCTTCCATTGCCACACTGCTCAAGTTGCATGCAGGTTCGTGGAATTGCTTAAGAAACTTGACCCAAGGACTGGCGCTGTAAAAGAAGAGAATCCGCAGTTCCTCAAGACCGGTGATGCCGCGATCGTTAAAATCGAGCCAACAAAGCCGATGGTTATCGAGAGAGCAAAGGACTTCCCACCGCTTGGTCGATTCGCGATCAGGGATATGGGGCAGACGGTTGCTGCTGGTGTTTGCATCGATGTTGAGAAGAAGGAAATGTAA
- a CDS encoding elongation factor EF-2, with protein MGRKEDNIKKAQKLMLDPKHIRNIGTAAHIDHGKTTLSDNLIAGAGMMSEELAGKQLLLDYDEQEQARGITINAANASMVHTYMGEEYLINLIDTPGHVDFGGDVTRAMRALDGVIILVCAVEGVMPQTETVIRQALKERVRPILFINKVDRLINELKVTPQQMQQRFIAIITEVNRRISKFLPEPFNKTWQVKVEDGSVAFGSAFNKWAISVPYMKKSKITFNDIYEYCKNNDQKTLAKRSPLHEVLLDAVIHHIPNPLEAQKIRIPVIWKGNLDSEIGKAMMNCDPNGPTAFMVTKIIMDPHAGEVAVGRLFSGTIKKGDELYVIGMPDVNRVQIVALSVGADRIPVDTMAAGNIVAVTGLKDAVAGSTVSSLKDMEPFEKIVHYTEPVVTVAVEAKHMKDLPKLVEVLRMVAKADPSIQVEINQETGEHLLSGMGELHLEVTQYRIINEYKVDIKASQPIVVYRECVKGKGGPFEGKSPNKHNRFYIEVEPLEEAVFEAIRSGEIQTEGRIKDVKALAKKLQDLGMDREEAKGVVAFKDTNVFLDVTKGIQYLHETIELCKQAFEEAMNLGPLAQEKVMGLKVRLVDAKLHEDSIHRGPAQVIPATRSAIYGAMCLGERILLEPIQKVFINVPQEYMGDAVRELQSRRGIIEDIKQEQENTVVVARAPVAEMFGFASAIRSATQGRALWSTENAGFVRVPPELQPKIVAEIRTRKGLKPEPYDASYYAG; from the coding sequence ATGGGTCGTAAAGAGGATAATATCAAAAAAGCTCAGAAATTGATGCTTGATCCCAAACACATTCGCAACATTGGAACTGCAGCTCACATCGATCACGGTAAGACGACATTGAGCGACAACCTAATCGCTGGCGCGGGGATGATGTCTGAAGAGTTAGCGGGCAAGCAGTTGTTGCTCGACTATGATGAACAGGAACAGGCTCGTGGAATTACGATTAACGCTGCAAACGCCTCCATGGTTCATACCTACATGGGGGAGGAGTATCTCATCAATCTCATCGACACACCTGGTCATGTCGACTTCGGGGGCGATGTGACAAGGGCCATGCGAGCACTCGATGGGGTGATCATTCTTGTTTGCGCTGTCGAGGGCGTGATGCCTCAGACCGAAACTGTCATCAGGCAAGCTCTGAAAGAAAGGGTTAGGCCGATTCTTTTCATCAATAAAGTTGACAGGTTAATCAACGAACTTAAGGTCACGCCACAGCAGATGCAGCAACGATTCATCGCGATTATCACCGAAGTGAACAGAAGGATCTCGAAGTTTCTGCCTGAACCGTTTAACAAGACGTGGCAGGTAAAAGTGGAGGATGGAAGCGTTGCATTTGGATCTGCGTTCAATAAATGGGCTATCTCCGTTCCATATATGAAGAAAAGTAAGATCACATTCAATGACATTTATGAATACTGCAAGAACAATGATCAAAAGACGCTTGCAAAAAGATCACCTCTGCATGAAGTGCTGCTCGATGCAGTCATTCATCACATTCCAAATCCCCTTGAAGCCCAGAAAATCAGGATACCTGTCATCTGGAAAGGAAATCTCGATTCCGAGATTGGAAAAGCGATGATGAACTGTGATCCGAATGGACCAACGGCATTCATGGTGACAAAGATCATCATGGATCCCCATGCGGGTGAAGTGGCAGTTGGTCGGTTGTTCAGCGGCACGATAAAGAAGGGCGACGAGCTCTACGTGATCGGCATGCCCGATGTCAACAGAGTTCAGATTGTCGCTCTTTCAGTCGGTGCTGACAGGATACCGGTTGACACGATGGCCGCTGGTAACATCGTCGCAGTGACTGGTTTGAAAGATGCTGTTGCTGGATCGACGGTTTCATCGCTCAAGGACATGGAACCGTTCGAAAAGATTGTCCATTACACTGAACCTGTTGTTACCGTTGCGGTCGAAGCGAAGCACATGAAAGATCTGCCGAAACTCGTCGAAGTGCTACGAATGGTTGCGAAAGCCGATCCTTCAATCCAGGTTGAGATCAATCAAGAAACTGGAGAACATCTGCTTTCTGGGATGGGAGAACTTCATCTTGAGGTTACCCAATATAGGATCATAAACGAATACAAGGTGGACATTAAAGCGTCCCAGCCGATTGTCGTTTATCGGGAGTGTGTTAAGGGCAAGGGAGGTCCATTTGAGGGTAAGTCTCCGAACAAGCACAACAGGTTTTACATCGAGGTTGAACCACTAGAAGAGGCTGTTTTCGAAGCGATTCGAAGTGGTGAGATTCAGACCGAGGGAAGGATCAAGGACGTGAAAGCACTTGCCAAGAAATTGCAGGACCTAGGGATGGATCGAGAAGAAGCGAAGGGCGTGGTGGCATTCAAGGATACCAACGTCTTCCTTGATGTGACCAAAGGTATTCAGTATCTGCATGAGACGATTGAGCTATGCAAACAGGCGTTTGAAGAAGCAATGAATCTGGGACCGCTGGCGCAGGAAAAAGTCATGGGACTGAAGGTGAGGCTCGTTGATGCAAAGTTGCACGAAGACAGCATTCATCGAGGACCAGCACAGGTAATTCCGGCAACAAGATCAGCGATATATGGGGCTATGTGTCTCGGAGAAAGAATCCTTCTTGAGCCGATTCAGAAGGTTTTCATCAACGTTCCTCAAGAATATATGGGGGACGCGGTACGGGAACTTCAATCCAGAAGAGGCATCATTGAAGATATAAAGCAGGAACAGGAGAATACGGTCGTGGTCGCGAGAGCGCCTGTTGCGGAGATGTTCGGCTTTGCAAGTGCGATCAGGAGCGCCACGCAGGGAAGGGCACTCTGGTCAACTGAGAACGCAGGGTTTGTTCGTGTGCCACCGGAGCTACAGCCGAAGATCGTTGCAGAGATAAGAACGAGAAAGGGCCTAAAGCCAGAACCGTACGATGCATCATACTACGCTGGATGA
- a CDS encoding 30S ribosomal protein S7: MLTRQVLLFGLYDTSGIVIKDSGLAKYIDLTPVLVPHSGGKHANKWFGKAKVNIVERLINNMMRTEDFTGKKTKAYTTVKKAFAIISEKTKKNPIQVLIEAIENAAPREEITRLQFGGISVPKAVDISPSRRLDIALRNIAVGAITASFKNRKSIEDCLADELILASKGDMNSYSVSKKEEIERVAASAR; this comes from the coding sequence TTGCTAACGAGACAGGTGCTCCTTTTCGGACTTTATGATACAAGCGGGATCGTCATCAAAGACAGCGGCCTCGCGAAATATATTGATCTCACACCCGTCCTCGTTCCACACTCTGGTGGAAAGCATGCCAACAAGTGGTTTGGTAAAGCGAAGGTCAACATTGTCGAACGACTCATTAACAACATGATGAGAACTGAGGATTTCACCGGAAAAAAGACAAAGGCGTACACGACTGTCAAGAAAGCATTCGCGATCATTTCAGAAAAGACAAAGAAGAATCCAATTCAAGTCCTCATCGAAGCGATTGAAAATGCGGCACCGAGAGAAGAAATCACGAGGCTGCAATTCGGAGGAATATCGGTGCCAAAAGCCGTTGACATTTCACCGTCAAGACGGCTTGATATTGCGTTGAGAAACATTGCAGTGGGCGCCATCACGGCGAGTTTCAAGAACAGAAAATCGATCGAAGACTGCCTTGCGGATGAACTCATTCTCGCATCAAAAGGTGATATGAACAGCTATTCGGTTTCCAAGAAAGAAGAAATCGAGCGTGTTGCAGCATCAGCACGGTGA
- a CDS encoding 30S ribosomal protein S12, with protein MARGLYTARKLKENRKKFRWSDSTYKRRMLRLKEKSDPLEGAPQARGIVLEKVGIEAKQPNSAIRKCVKVQLIKNGRQITAFAVGDGAINFIDEHDEVLVEGIGGRLGRSYGDIPGVRYKVIKVNNVSLRELVRGRKEKPVR; from the coding sequence TTGGCAAGAGGTCTATACACTGCTAGAAAGCTGAAAGAGAACCGAAAGAAGTTCCGGTGGAGCGATAGCACTTACAAGCGGCGGATGCTTCGCCTTAAAGAAAAGTCCGATCCGCTCGAAGGCGCACCACAGGCAAGAGGGATCGTTCTCGAAAAGGTCGGTATCGAAGCTAAGCAACCGAACTCTGCCATCAGGAAGTGTGTCAAAGTTCAATTGATTAAGAATGGTCGTCAGATAACCGCCTTTGCCGTTGGTGATGGTGCCATTAACTTCATTGATGAACATGATGAAGTTCTCGTTGAGGGAATCGGAGGACGCCTTGGCCGATCTTACGGAGATATCCCAGGTGTCCGATATAAGGTCATCAAAGTGAATAACGTTTCCTTAAGAGAACTTGTCCGCGGAAGAAAGGAAAAGCCGGTGAGGTGA